Within the Longimicrobiales bacterium genome, the region TGCGAGCAGGCGCTCCTCCTCCGCACGCAACACGTCCAGGGCAGTGCCCGTCCGTTCGGCCATCGCGCCCGCGGGCAGCGAGGTCGCAGCGTCGCGGCTGCTCATGGCCACCGGCCCGGTGCGAGGACCCCGGCCGGGTCGAACACGCGCTTCAGGCCGCTTTCCAGCCGCTGCGTGACCTCGTCCCCCGGGGATCGTGCCTGCACCCGCTCCTGCAGCGATGCGGGCGCACATTCCAGCACCACGGTGCCCCCCGCCGCCTCCGTCTGCTCTCGCAGAGCCGTCAGCGGCCCGGCAACGTGATCGAGGTCGAACGCCGCCGACGGCCACAGGCGGACCATTCCGCTGCGTGCGTGCGCGGCCACGTGCCAGTCTTCCAATCTGGTGTCGGACGCGGAGATAAACGAAAGACACCGCTCCAGTACGGCGGGCAGGTCGGAGGACACCCCGGCCACGCGTATGAGCGGACGCGCCTGCAGCTCCAGGCGGGCCAGCCCGTCCCAGGCGGGGCTCGCCAGGTCGCGGTACTCGACCCCTGCCGCGCTCCCGGCGATGCGGACCGCCGCCGCGGTGAGCTCCGCGGGCCCGCCCCGCAGCCGCAGCGCCAGTGTCCAGTCGCGTGGCAGGCCAAGGCTTGCGGCCGTGGCCGGGGCCAGCAGCTCCGCCGCCGCCGCTCCCATATCCTGAAGTCCGACAAGCATTTGCAGAACCGCCGGCAGCTCTCCGGAGAGCGCGAACGAGCGCTCGGCGGCCGGCCGCGCGCGGACGCGCAGCCAGACGTGAGTGATGACACCCAGCGTGCCGCGGCTGCCGGTCAGCAGCCGGACGGCGTCGTAGCCTGCGACGTTCTTGACGACGCGTCCGCCGAAGCGAAGTGACCGGCCGTCGCCGGAAACGGCCTCGATGCCGAGCACGTGATCGCGCGGCGTGCCGGCCGAGGCGCGGAGAGGTCCCGCCGCGGCGAGCGCGATCGTGGCGCCGATCGTTGCGTCCGGGTGATGCGGCGGATCCAGGGTGAGCTCCTGGCCGTGGGCGGCGAGTCGCTGCTGCACGGCGTCCAGGGGAACGCCGGCCCCAGCACCGATCACGAGGTCCGCCGGTTCGCTCTCGAGCCGGCTGGTGAGCCGGCGCGCGGACAGGATGATGTCGGCGGGACGCGCGGGCGCGCGCCCGTGATCCAGCCAGGTGCCGGCACCCGCCGGCTCGACGGTCCATCCTTCCGCACTGCAGAGTGCGAGCACGGCCGCCACGGCGTCACTGTCGTGCGGCGAAACGAGCGCCCGGGGCACGCGACCGTGCACGCGCCACTGTGCGGGCGCCGGCTCGACCGCATCACCACCCGCGGCGCGGCGCAGTGCGTCGAGCATGGCCTCGGCGCCGTGCACGCCGTGCGTCCCGTGCGCTGCCTCGATCACGTGCCGACCTCGGCGTGCACGTGGGTGCCCGGCCCGGCCCATTCACGGCAGACCCGGACGGGCAGGATCTTCGCCGGATTCGCGAGCCCGGTGGGATCGAACACGCGGCGGATGGAGCACATGCACTCGAGGGTGTCGTCGTCGAAGATCAGCTCCATGTACGCGCGCTTGTCGAGCCCGACGCCGTGCTCACCGGTAATCGTACCGCCCATGTCGACGCACGCCTGCATCATCGCCTTGGATGCCTTCTCCACGCGCTCGACGAGCGCCGGGTCGCGCCGGTCGAAGGGGATCGTCGGGTGCAGGTTGCCGTCACCGGCGTGGAACGTGTTGCAAAGCACGAGATCGTACTGTGCGGCGATGCGGTAGCAGGCGGCGAGTGCTTCAGGCAGGCGGCTGCGGGGCACCACGGCATCCTGCACCAGGATGTCCGGCGCGAGGCGGCCCATCGCCCCGAAGGCTTTCTTCCGCGCGTGCCACAGCTTCTGCCGCTCCGCCTCGTCCTCCGCGATGCGCACCTCGCGCGCGCGATGCGCGTTGCAGATCGCCAGCGCGCGCTCCACGTCGGCTTCGACGGCCGCTGCGGTGCCGTCGAACTCGATCACGAGTGCACCCGCCACGTCGGTGGGCATGCCGGCAGCGTAGACGCTCGCCTCGACCGCGATGATCGCCTGTCGATCCACCATTTCCAGCGCGGCAGGCAGCAGACCATCCGCGATGATCGCGCTGACCGTCTGCGTCGCATCATCGATGTCATCGTAGAGCGCGAGCATCGTGCGGACGCGCTCCGGCAGCGGTTCCAGCCGCACCTCGATCTCGGTGGCGATGCCGAACGTGCCCTCGCTGCCGATGAACAGGCCGAGCAGATCGTAACCCTGCTCCCGCCCCGCTCCTCCCAGCCGGACCACCTCGCCCGTCGGCAGGACGACCGTGGCGCCGAGGATGTGGTTCAACGTTACGCCGTACTTGAGACAGTGCGGTCCGCCGGCGTTCTCGGCGACGTTTCCGCCGACGGTGCACGCCGTCTGCGAGCTCGGGTCCGGCGCGTAGTACAGGCCGTGCGGCGTCGCCTGGCGCGTCAGCTCCACGTTCACGACGCCCGGCTGAACGCGTGCGCGGTGATTCTGCGGATCCATCTCCAGGATGCTGTCCATCTTCGCGGTCGAGACGAGCACGGCTCCCCTGAGCGCCAGTGCGCCACCCGAGAGACCGGTGCCTGCACCGCGCGCGACCCACGGGATGCCGGCCTCGTGCAGCACGCGGATCACCGCAGCGGTTTCCGCAGTGTCGCGGGGCGCGACCACCGCACACGGCCGTTCGCGGTACGCCGTGAGGCCGTCCGATTCGTAGACGAGCAGCGCACCGGGATTCCGGATCACGCTGGAGTCGCCGACAATGCCGATCAGCCGGTCCGCGACGTCCGCCGGGAGCGTGACTCGCTCGATCGTGCTCATCGCATGGCTGGGCGCATGTGAGCTGCCATCCGGTTCGTCCATCCTCGACTCATCCGACCTCGACGCCCAGGTAGTCCAGGTACGCCTCGAGTGTCGAGCGTGTCCACGCGCGCAGGGCCGGAGGCACGGCGTCGCCGTACACGGCGTCGACCAGCGCTTCCCGGTCGCGGATCCCCGCGGCCAGGGCCGACCGTACCTGCTCCAGCCGCTCGATCCGGTGCGCCCGGTAGCGCTCGAACGCCCCGGCCGGATCCGTAAACTCAAGTCCGTGAGCAGGATACAGGATCCGAGCACCCAGCGTCCGCAACCGCTCGAGGGAGTCGAGGTACGCCCGGAGATCGCCCCCCTCGGCCGGCGCGACCAGTGCCGTGTCCAGCCCGCCCATCATGAGGTCACCGACGAAGATAGCCGCCGCGTCCGGCCAGTGCAGCGCCACGTGGTCGGGCGTGTGACCCGGGGTCGGCACTGCGCGCAGCTCACCGGCGTCGGTCGGGATCACGTCACCCGCCCCCAGTGTGCCCGCGGCATGGCTGCGGATCTCGGCGCCGAGCAGGCGCGCGAGCTCAGGGGCACCCGCCGCGTGGTCGGCATGCTGATGGGTGAGGAGTATGACGGCGTCGCCGTCACCCACCGCTGTCGCA harbors:
- a CDS encoding FAD-binding protein — protein: MIEAAHGTHGVHGAEAMLDALRRAAGGDAVEPAPAQWRVHGRVPRALVSPHDSDAVAAVLALCSAEGWTVEPAGAGTWLDHGRAPARPADIILSARRLTSRLESEPADLVIGAGAGVPLDAVQQRLAAHGQELTLDPPHHPDATIGATIALAAAGPLRASAGTPRDHVLGIEAVSGDGRSLRFGGRVVKNVAGYDAVRLLTGSRGTLGVITHVWLRVRARPAAERSFALSGELPAVLQMLVGLQDMGAAAAELLAPATAASLGLPRDWTLALRLRGGPAELTAAAVRIAGSAAGVEYRDLASPAWDGLARLELQARPLIRVAGVSSDLPAVLERCLSFISASDTRLEDWHVAAHARSGMVRLWPSAAFDLDHVAGPLTALREQTEAAGGTVVLECAPASLQERVQARSPGDEVTQRLESGLKRVFDPAGVLAPGRWP
- a CDS encoding FAD-linked oxidase C-terminal domain-containing protein, whose protein sequence is MDEPDGSSHAPSHAMSTIERVTLPADVADRLIGIVGDSSVIRNPGALLVYESDGLTAYRERPCAVVAPRDTAETAAVIRVLHEAGIPWVARGAGTGLSGGALALRGAVLVSTAKMDSILEMDPQNHRARVQPGVVNVELTRQATPHGLYYAPDPSSQTACTVGGNVAENAGGPHCLKYGVTLNHILGATVVLPTGEVVRLGGAGREQGYDLLGLFIGSEGTFGIATEIEVRLEPLPERVRTMLALYDDIDDATQTVSAIIADGLLPAALEMVDRQAIIAVEASVYAAGMPTDVAGALVIEFDGTAAAVEADVERALAICNAHRAREVRIAEDEAERQKLWHARKKAFGAMGRLAPDILVQDAVVPRSRLPEALAACYRIAAQYDLVLCNTFHAGDGNLHPTIPFDRRDPALVERVEKASKAMMQACVDMGGTITGEHGVGLDKRAYMELIFDDDTLECMCSIRRVFDPTGLANPAKILPVRVCREWAGPGTHVHAEVGT
- a CDS encoding MBL fold metallo-hydrolase, with the translated sequence MLRTLLAPNPSPMTLDGTRTYVVGRSRVAIIDPGPADPSHLASLATAVGDGDAVILLTHQHADHAAGAPELARLLGAEIRSHAAGTLGAGDVIPTDAGELRAVPTPGHTPDHVALHWPDAAAIFVGDLMMGGLDTALVAPAEGGDLRAYLDSLERLRTLGARILYPAHGLEFTDPAGAFERYRAHRIERLEQVRSALAAGIRDREALVDAVYGDAVPPALRAWTRSTLEAYLDYLGVEVG